The proteins below are encoded in one region of Tessaracoccus aquimaris:
- a CDS encoding prealbumin-like fold domain-containing protein has protein sequence MPATFSVVSRLLVACTLALSIAAQPVVVRADEPGDLTPGVSASPSAEPIADEQAPTEPVQTPAASEEPAPDAVETEPAAPETDAPEPAAPGTDVTEPSSPEPPVTDEPSEEPVEDPAPVEPLADAVEPAAADAPAVRAATGTLLGGFEIDGDLTPGTMSPAGLDWDSPEITYGEFFDGFEDATQLKGKENEPDGWQAAAPGTAPAKGDFDHIRWYSRIVDGKQYLFLSMTRASGTGSVNYNVELNQVKAPAGQLQPTRTEGDLLVSVSQGGGGAFHVSSVSRWNGANWVSFAAAGAIVGSDNATELPGLAVSEFFELGINITEVETDAGAGKCDRVAFEQIDIRTRASDEDKSQLGDRARFSALVPVDCPVLSIEKINEQGDLVAGATFTITPNPATGIGTLTVKDGAAADLDDRDGIIGLKSEDEGEFTVEEVAAPEGYLLPKDRAQIVQLAFFETTTVEFVDPLPFKPLTITNTATGAYSSQYAWTIEKLVNTTHQNVPGDTAATYSYTVRVGQAGVTTTHLGVTGTVKITNPNEQPMRGTVDVTLQNDADAVCTIDATDADPGATGIQHDFPAGVTSLTYTCEGAAVTGVNSVASVTWSAADYPADQDGVDHPEEAGTVKATASAPVAFTGTDVNKTITVTDTFPQFGDDWTITYDTDSPSSTLSRSYSVALGADPGTCSTKDNTAAITELDLEDSVSVTTCAGADLSIDKQAVTSFARTYLWDIVKTPRGDGPYATDADGNVTVTYDVTVTNTGSADSNWKMDGEITVTNPNDWQDVTATVSDEVALGEGATCTVTGAKDDPAAVDLDAEKDGFQVVIPRSKTMVFEYECMFTEQPDYVGSNTAKVTWDAEAASTPLGAVQHRIEIVEDDWTQTPINDEITVEDSLYEFDPAWTVKAGGEPTTREYPVTWKVTEPGTCQSFDNTASVVNRTETLDSSTATIEACRQADLTADIDASAWFSRTFNWSIDKNLAEGQEAQVYAKADGTASIDYEATVSVVGHTDGKWRADGSVEITNPNDVMSVRATIEVQADHGGVCTVDAVDVDPEVDGVQVDIAAEQVVPAAYTCTFADLSESDYGDVAVSATVAWDGGATSTDEVPVPFATYDADAWAANREVAVHDDLGDPAGEPELLGTVKADEAPVTFSYTLDLEGIESECLLVTNTAWVLPSVTPEIAVLVDAGQGPDHALATDEAEVSVCPQSPLTLALEGAGTFDRDYHWRITKTVDAASKTVTADGKAEFDYVVQALPDGFSDAGHAAAGAITLANQNTEAVSVTLGTLTGPAGMECSAEATDADPEADGLQVVVPAEGTTKVDFRCTGTPAAPDASAASVTLTYVDLTGDEHSLSATVPVAFALAGETDKTVTVFDDLTQPAKPRAELGTATWNAEGTATQFAYRLQVWLASGDLFDEFTNTAQIGENGPKASTTVTVLRAKPTPPKTGAEGQGDAVALLPFLAVVAAAACLARRP, from the coding sequence ATGCCAGCTACATTTTCCGTCGTTTCTCGTCTCCTAGTCGCGTGTACCCTCGCGCTGTCGATCGCCGCCCAGCCGGTGGTGGTGCGCGCCGATGAACCGGGGGACTTGACGCCGGGGGTCAGTGCATCCCCGAGCGCCGAGCCGATCGCAGACGAGCAGGCCCCGACGGAACCTGTGCAGACCCCTGCAGCGAGCGAGGAGCCCGCCCCTGACGCCGTCGAGACCGAGCCGGCCGCCCCGGAGACTGACGCCCCGGAGCCAGCCGCCCCGGGGACCGACGTCACGGAGCCCAGTTCCCCTGAGCCGCCCGTCACGGACGAGCCGTCGGAGGAGCCGGTCGAGGATCCGGCGCCCGTCGAGCCCCTGGCAGACGCGGTCGAGCCCGCTGCGGCGGACGCGCCCGCGGTCAGGGCCGCGACCGGGACGCTCCTGGGCGGCTTCGAGATCGACGGCGACCTGACACCGGGCACGATGAGCCCGGCGGGCCTGGACTGGGACTCCCCGGAGATCACATACGGCGAGTTCTTCGACGGGTTCGAGGACGCCACCCAACTGAAGGGCAAGGAGAACGAGCCCGACGGCTGGCAAGCGGCCGCTCCTGGGACCGCGCCTGCCAAGGGCGACTTTGATCACATCCGCTGGTACAGCCGGATCGTTGACGGGAAGCAGTACCTGTTCCTGTCGATGACCCGCGCCTCCGGTACCGGCAGCGTCAACTACAACGTCGAGTTGAACCAGGTGAAGGCCCCGGCCGGCCAACTCCAGCCGACCAGGACCGAGGGGGACCTCCTCGTCAGCGTGTCCCAGGGCGGCGGTGGGGCCTTCCACGTCTCCAGCGTCAGCCGCTGGAACGGCGCGAACTGGGTGAGCTTCGCGGCCGCGGGCGCGATCGTGGGCTCCGACAATGCCACTGAGCTGCCCGGCCTGGCGGTCAGCGAATTCTTCGAGCTCGGGATCAACATCACCGAGGTCGAGACCGACGCCGGGGCGGGAAAGTGCGACCGGGTAGCGTTCGAGCAGATCGACATCCGCACGCGAGCTTCCGACGAGGACAAGTCGCAACTCGGTGACCGCGCACGCTTCTCGGCCCTGGTCCCTGTTGACTGTCCGGTCCTCTCGATCGAGAAGATCAATGAGCAGGGCGATCTCGTGGCTGGCGCGACCTTCACCATCACACCCAACCCGGCCACGGGAATCGGGACCCTCACCGTCAAGGACGGCGCGGCCGCCGACCTCGACGACCGGGACGGCATCATCGGTCTGAAGTCCGAGGATGAGGGCGAGTTCACGGTCGAGGAGGTCGCCGCACCCGAGGGCTACCTGCTCCCGAAGGACCGCGCCCAGATCGTCCAACTCGCCTTCTTCGAGACGACCACCGTGGAGTTCGTCGACCCGCTCCCCTTCAAGCCGCTTACGATCACGAACACCGCCACCGGCGCGTACAGCAGCCAGTACGCGTGGACCATCGAGAAGTTGGTCAACACCACGCATCAGAACGTCCCGGGAGACACCGCCGCCACCTACTCCTACACGGTCAGGGTGGGGCAGGCCGGAGTGACGACGACGCACCTCGGCGTCACGGGGACGGTGAAGATCACCAACCCGAACGAGCAGCCGATGCGCGGCACCGTCGACGTGACCCTGCAGAACGACGCTGACGCCGTATGCACGATCGACGCCACCGACGCCGACCCGGGCGCGACCGGCATCCAGCACGACTTCCCCGCGGGCGTCACCTCGCTGACCTACACCTGCGAGGGTGCTGCGGTGACCGGCGTCAACAGCGTGGCGAGCGTCACCTGGAGCGCGGCCGACTACCCGGCCGACCAGGACGGCGTCGACCATCCCGAGGAGGCAGGCACGGTCAAGGCGACGGCAAGTGCGCCCGTCGCGTTCACGGGCACCGACGTCAACAAGACCATCACGGTGACCGACACCTTCCCCCAGTTCGGAGACGACTGGACCATCACCTACGACACCGACAGCCCGAGCAGCACGCTCTCGCGCAGCTACTCCGTCGCGCTCGGGGCCGATCCGGGCACCTGCTCGACGAAGGACAACACCGCCGCGATCACCGAACTCGACCTCGAGGACTCGGTGAGCGTCACCACGTGCGCCGGCGCCGACCTGTCCATCGACAAGCAGGCCGTCACCTCGTTCGCCCGCACCTACCTGTGGGACATCGTCAAGACCCCCCGTGGCGACGGCCCTTACGCCACCGATGCCGACGGCAACGTCACCGTCACCTATGACGTGACCGTCACCAACACCGGCTCGGCGGACAGCAACTGGAAGATGGACGGCGAGATCACCGTCACCAACCCGAACGACTGGCAGGACGTGACGGCAACGGTGAGCGACGAGGTCGCGCTCGGAGAGGGTGCGACCTGCACCGTCACGGGCGCCAAGGATGACCCGGCCGCCGTCGACCTGGATGCCGAGAAGGACGGCTTCCAGGTTGTCATCCCGAGGTCGAAGACGATGGTCTTCGAGTACGAATGCATGTTCACCGAACAGCCCGACTACGTCGGAAGCAACACCGCGAAGGTGACCTGGGACGCCGAGGCCGCCTCGACCCCCCTCGGCGCCGTGCAGCACCGGATCGAGATCGTCGAGGACGACTGGACCCAGACGCCCATCAACGACGAGATCACGGTGGAGGACAGCCTCTACGAGTTCGATCCTGCCTGGACCGTCAAGGCGGGCGGGGAGCCCACAACCCGGGAGTACCCGGTGACCTGGAAGGTGACCGAACCCGGCACCTGCCAGAGCTTCGACAACACCGCATCCGTCGTGAACCGGACAGAGACCCTCGACTCGTCGACCGCGACGATTGAGGCGTGTCGCCAGGCCGACCTGACCGCTGACATCGACGCATCCGCCTGGTTCTCCAGGACCTTCAACTGGTCGATCGACAAGAACCTCGCAGAGGGCCAGGAAGCACAGGTCTACGCCAAGGCCGACGGCACCGCGAGCATCGACTACGAGGCAACGGTCTCGGTGGTCGGTCACACCGACGGCAAGTGGCGGGCCGACGGCTCCGTCGAGATCACCAACCCGAACGACGTCATGAGCGTTCGGGCCACCATCGAGGTGCAGGCCGACCACGGTGGCGTGTGCACCGTGGACGCGGTCGACGTCGACCCCGAGGTTGACGGCGTGCAGGTCGACATCGCGGCCGAGCAGGTCGTGCCCGCCGCGTACACATGCACCTTCGCCGACCTCAGCGAGAGCGACTACGGCGACGTCGCAGTCTCGGCGACCGTGGCATGGGACGGCGGCGCGACGAGCACCGACGAGGTGCCGGTCCCGTTCGCCACCTACGACGCGGACGCCTGGGCCGCCAACCGTGAGGTCGCCGTCCACGACGACCTCGGGGACCCTGCCGGGGAACCCGAACTGCTCGGCACCGTCAAGGCAGACGAGGCTCCCGTCACCTTCTCCTACACCCTCGACCTTGAGGGCATCGAGTCCGAATGCCTGCTGGTGACAAACACCGCGTGGGTCCTCCCCTCGGTGACACCGGAGATCGCGGTCCTCGTCGACGCAGGCCAAGGCCCCGACCACGCCCTCGCCACCGACGAGGCCGAGGTGAGCGTCTGCCCGCAGTCGCCCCTGACGCTCGCGCTCGAGGGCGCTGGCACCTTCGACAGGGACTACCACTGGAGGATCACCAAGACGGTCGACGCCGCGTCCAAGACCGTGACCGCGGACGGGAAGGCCGAGTTCGACTACGTCGTCCAGGCCCTGCCCGACGGGTTCAGCGACGCGGGCCACGCGGCGGCCGGGGCGATCACCCTCGCCAACCAGAACACCGAGGCCGTTTCGGTGACGCTCGGGACGCTGACCGGCCCCGCGGGCATGGAGTGCTCCGCCGAGGCCACCGACGCCGACCCCGAGGCTGACGGCCTCCAGGTCGTCGTCCCCGCCGAAGGGACAACCAAGGTCGACTTCCGGTGCACCGGAACCCCGGCCGCTCCCGACGCATCAGCGGCGTCCGTCACCCTCACCTACGTCGACCTGACCGGGGACGAGCACTCCCTGTCAGCGACGGTGCCCGTCGCCTTCGCGCTCGCCGGTGAGACCGACAAGACGGTGACGGTCTTCGACGACCTGACCCAGCCCGCCAAACCGCGCGCCGAGTTGGGCACGGCCACCTGGAACGCGGAGGGCACCGCCACACAGTTCGCCTACCGGCTCCAGGTCTGGTTGGCCTCCGGCGACCTGTTTGATGAGTTCACCAACACCGCGCAGATCGGCGAGAACGGCCCGAAGGCCTCGACCACCGTCACAGTGCTGCGGGCCAAGCCGACGCCACCGAAGACAGGCGCGGAAGGGCAGGGGGACGCCGTCGCGCTGCTCCCGTTCCTTGCCGTCGTCGCCGCCGCGGCGTGCCTTGCGAGGCGCCCATGA